The sequence ATTCCAGTCTTATCCTTTCGGCTCAGAACATgcagaaactgtttttcataGTCACCGTGATGAAATTCGAACTTGGCCTGCGTTGTATAAGAAGGAGGAATATTTATTCAGCTAAAGCTTACATTTAACCAATTAGTCTCCTTCAATGTGGGGCTTTACAAccacttttgtttctttccttttatcatctatgaaaagcaaaaattggGGACCACAGCAACAACACACTTGAGTCTTGGCACAATTTAAAGAATTCCCTAATTTCATTCTGCCACCACAGACTTTAGTCAATGCAACAACGTATTAACAATTCAAAGGTACAACTACATATATAAAACCAGATTTAGCCTGTTGTGTCACAACATCCCTGTGCATCAGCAGTACAGCACATTTCTTCCACTAACTATTATTGCAGAACCAGCACAGCAAATACCTATTAGAGGGttgaaaaatctgaatgtaaACAGCTAGAGCTGGCTACtgaaaaaatctaaaattttgGAATCTATTTCAAGGTAAAATTATAAGGCAAAAATTCCATCCTCCTCAGACCTTCTTCCATCTAACAAAATACAGCAACTTGGGATACTCTCAGAACCTTAATGACATCATCATATTTAGACAAAGATTCAGTTGTACTAGAGCCACAGCTAATCCACTTCTACAAATAGTaacatatgtatttatacatacacaTCATTTGACAAGATCCTTCAGACACTTAAATTTTGGAAGTGCTACTATAACCGTGCATAAAGATAGGAAGTAGAATTTGGCATTCCAAACTTTGACTGCTTCATAAACAGCCAGCATACTTTCTAACATCCACAGAAGTCACATACCTTATCAACTTACTCATTAAAAACAGAGTGCTTATCCTTCCCTCTAGGTGTAAGTTACTTATTgaagttaaaaaccaaaaccaaataccTGAACAGGCCTAAAGGGTTCATCAGATCCCTTCCACCGAGAAAACAGGAGACAGACTATCTTCTCAATATCATTGCGAGGCCAAAGAATGAAGTCCATCTCCTGGGTACAGCCAATCACATCCTGTAAGTAGTAAAGTTTTGTACTTACATTCCTTCTGTTAGTCAAAGATACAGATAAGCAACTTGCCTATATACCCACATAATTAAGAGGTGGCACTTATTACCGCTTTTGtgtaattttccatttataCTACTCATAGCACAACTAAAGTCTTCCTTGCCTTCCATTGAGTTTTAGTATCCAGTTAATATAAATTCCAACTTTAAGAAAACATTAGCAAAGAGTATCTTCcaatattaattaaaaacccACTTAGTTGTACAGCAAGACCTGTTGCAAGAATTAACACATGCCTGCTAAAGGACAAGGATGGCAAGAATACATAATTCCCAAGGCATATTTGAATGAGacagatgaaaagcaaagcttgAGCACTAcacatttaaacagaatttcagaatactTATGCTGTTACCCTTCAAACTAGGCCCCACAGACACATACCCTCAGAACCATCACGTAGCAGAAGAGTGAAGAAATAAAACGAGCAGGATAAGCCTTAACATTCACAAAGAGAAGCACAAGTGttgaaaacaaactaaaaaattcagcaaatgtAAAGAGTAACTTTACCCTGCGCATAGACTGGTAGCGGGGTGCATGAAGCTGTACTACATCCTTCTGCAGAAGCTCTAAGGAACTTTCCAAAGAATAGCTGGAATCCCGCACACCTTTCAggatattttcttcataattattGGTCATGACTGGTATCACTTCAGACACTTCAAAAAGCGCtgactttttcttctaaaaaaaagcacaggttACATTAAGATTACAATCCTTTCTAGGCAATTATagataacattttatttcagaatttgttattttctgttagCATTCATGTATGAAGTGCACAGCACATAGTTAGGACTTTGACACAAACCACAGTAAAATTTACAAGCAAAATCTCATAAACAGAATCAGTCCAAcaactttttatataaaaaagttGAAGATGTTTTTGTAGTCTCCAAAGATGCAGATTTACATGCCAATCTTGCAAACATTAAAGCTGTATCTAAACATTAACAGCCCTGCCTTTTCATCATGTAGAATACATGACTTTGGGCTGACCAAGAGTCCTCTGCAAGCTTCTCTTTGCAAATCAAGTAGCACTCTCCCTaccccccctccatctccaccCCCAATACTTTATAAAAAGTTGGCGTtttatgaaaagagaaatctttcaATGCCACCTTTGGTAACAGTGGGCAATCAAGATCCAATCTGAAGTTAGCTACAAGTCATAACTTTGCCAAAGAAGGACTATTTTAATTTGCTAAATAACTTTTATGCTCACTACAAATATTTCAATCTCTCTCAAGCAAGGCCAAAACATTACAGGGAATTTGGAAGAATGGTTTTTGCTGTATGTGAAAATCACTTAAAGTTGTGTGTCTGCTTCTAAAAGTTTTCTTCTAGCTTGTGAGAAGTCTTGACCTATTTAAGAACTACATGACAAACAAAGCATATTTTATCAAATAACCCTCCACACCCCAGCCAGAACACAAATAACAGGCAACTATTTGCTGACCAAGCTAGGCTGAGCTAAACTACTTTAAGCAAACTGGTATCTTTAGTTCTCTGCAATATAAACAAATTTTATAGGATGTAAAACAGGTATTTGCAATGTATTTCTACAAAGCAACCAGAAAGTAGTAAGAGTGCTCCAACTAAGGCCATTAAAGTCGTATCATCTAAGAAAATCTAATTGTTACCACTGCttaaacattattatttctctttattatgAGACAGTACCAAGAAATTATATCCCACT comes from Grus americana isolate bGruAme1 chromosome 2, bGruAme1.mat, whole genome shotgun sequence and encodes:
- the C2H6orf62 gene encoding uncharacterized protein C6orf62 homolog isoform X2; the encoded protein is MGDPNSRKKQALNRLRAQLRKKKESLADQFDFKMYIAFVFKDKKKKSALFEVSEVIPVMTNNYEENILKGVRDSSYSLESSLELLQKDVVQLHAPRYQSMRRDVIGCTQEMDFILWPRNDIEKIVCLLFSRWKGSDEPFRPVQAKFEFHHGDYEKQFLHVLSRKDKTGIVVNNPSQSVFLFIDRQHLQMFSAWTL
- the C2H6orf62 gene encoding uncharacterized protein C6orf62 homolog isoform X1, encoding MGDPNSRKKQALNRLRAQLRKKKESLADQFDFKMYIAFVFKDKKKKSALFEVSEVIPVMTNNYEENILKGVRDSSYSLESSLELLQKDVVQLHAPRYQSMRRDVIGCTQEMDFILWPRNDIEKIVCLLFSRWKGSDEPFRPVQAKFEFHHGDYEKQFLHVLSRKDKTGIVVNNPSQSVFLFIDRQHLQTPKNKATIFKLCSICLYLPQEQLTHWTVGTIEDHLRPYMPE